From one Bombyx mori chromosome 5, ASM3026992v2 genomic stretch:
- the LOC101742956 gene encoding mitochondrial-processing peptidase subunit beta gives MEDSLQLTSNTDVFSVAFDSCEELLPIHYVNRQGKNILTHSIKITTKMLKVATTLRVISSQGNQVRTLATAAAYKQALVNVPPTKLTVLDNGLRIATEDSGAATATVGLWIDAGSRYETSKNNGVAHFLEHMAFKGTSKRSQTDLELLVENMGAHLNAYTSREQTVFYAKCLANDVPVAVEILADIIQNSSLAEPEIERERGVILREMQDVESNLQEVVFDHLHATAFQGTPLGQTILGPTKNIKKISKADLQSYIRNHYQPGRIVLSGAGGVEHERLVDLASKHFSGLKNSACDVELTPCRYTGSEIRVRDDSMPLAHVAIAVEGAGWTDADNIPLMVANTLIGAWDRSQGGGANNASYLARAASVGNLCHSFQSFNTCYKDTGLWGIYFVAESLQLDDMLYNIQKEWMKLCTSVTEGEVERAKNLLKTNMLLQLDGTTPVCEDIGRQMLCYNRRIPIHELDARIESVTVQNVRDVCYKYLFDRCPAVAAVGPTEGLPDYTRIRGGMYWVRA, from the coding sequence ATGGAAGATTCTTTGCAGCTAACTAGCAACACTGACGTTTTCTCCGTTGCTTTTGACAGCTGTGAAGAGCTATTGCCCATTCATTACGTAAATCGGcaaggaaaaaatattttaactcaTAGTATAAAGATCACAACAAAAATGTTGAAAGTAGCAACCACTTTGAGAGTAATTTCCAGCCAGGGCAATCAGGTACGTACGTTAGCAACCGCAGCTGCATACAAACAGGCATTAGTAAATGTTCCACCGACTAAACTCACAGTACTCGATAATGGTTTGCGTATTGCTACTGAAGATTCGGGAGCCGCCACTGCCACTGTAGGACTCTGGATCGACGCTGGCTCCCGCTATGAAACCTCCAAGAACAATGGTGTCGCTCATTTCCTTGAACACATGGCTTTTAAAGGTACTAGTAAAAGATCACAGACGGACTTAGAACTACTGGTAGAAAACATGGGTGCACACTTGAACGCCTACACGTCCCGGGAACAAACAGTTTTTTACGCAAAATGCCTCGCTAATGACGTCCCCGTAGCAGTAGAGATCCTTGCTGATATCATACAGAATTCCTCCCTCGCCGAACCCGAAATCGAACGAGAACGCGGTGTCATTCTTCGCGAAATGCAAGATGTCGAAAGTAACCTTCAGGAGGTTGTGTTTGATCACCTTCACGCAACAGCATTCCAAGGTACCCCATTGGGTCAAACAATTCTTGGACCTaccaaaaatattaagaaaatctcTAAGGCTGACCTACAGAGCTACATTAGGAACCACTATCAACCTGGACGTATTGTTTTGTCTGGAGCTGGTGGAGTTGAACATGAAAGGTTAGTAGATCTGGCCAGTAAGCATTTTAGTGGATTAAAGAACTCAGCATGTGATGTTGAGCTGACACCCTGCAGATATACTGGATCAGAGATCAGGGTCCGTGATGATTCAATGCCGCTAGCTCATGTAGCTATAGCTGTTGAGGGAGCTGGTTGGACTGATGCTGACAACATTCCTTTGATGGTTGCCAACACTCTTATTGGTGCCTGGGACCgctctcaaggtggtggtgccaATAATGCTTCATACCTAGCGCGTGCTGCCTCAGTGGGCAACCTCTGCCACAGTTTCCAGTCCTTCAACACTTGTTATAAAGACACTGGTCTATggggcatttactttgtagctGAGAGTCTACAACTTGACGATATGTTATATAACATCCAGAAGGAATGGATGAAACTCTGTACATCTGTAACTGAAGGTGAAGTTGAGCGTGCTAAGAACTTACTCAAGACCAACATGCTTTTGCAACTTGATGGAACCACTCCTGTCTGTGAAGATATTGGTCGTCAAATGCTCTGCTACAACAGACGCATCCCCATCCATGAACTTGATGCTCGTATTGAATCTGTTACTGTACAGAATGTACGTGATGTTTGCTACAAATACTTATTTGACCGTTGTCCAGCTGTAGCTGCCGTTGGACCTACTGAAGGTCTTCCTGACTACACTAGGATTCGTGGTGGAATGTACTGGGTCAGGGCTTAA